One genomic region from Gossypium hirsutum isolate 1008001.06 chromosome D13, Gossypium_hirsutum_v2.1, whole genome shotgun sequence encodes:
- the LOC107919016 gene encoding MADS-box transcription factor 26 isoform X2, with protein MGRGRVQMKRIENPVHRQVTFCKRRAGLLKKAKELSVLCDAEIGVVIFSAHGKLYELATKGTMQELIERYGKYTGGPPADEPMVEPMDAKKEIEMLKQEIEILQKGPRWTLCFKKSKC; from the exons ATGGGTCGTGGAAGAGTTCAGATGAAGCGCATTGAGAATCCGGTGCACAGGCAGGTTACCTTCTGCAAGCGCCGAGCTGGCCTCCTTAAGAAGGCTAAGGAGCTCTCTGTTCTGTGCGATGCTGAAATTGGAGTCGTCATTTTCTCCGCTCATGGAAAGCTCTATGAACTAGCCACCAAAGG GACCATGCAAGAGCTTATTGAGAGGTATGGCAAGTACACTGGAGGACCTCCGGCTGATGAACCCATGGTGGAACCTATG GATGCAAAAAAGGAGATTGAGATGCTGAAGCAGGAGATAGAAATACTTCAGAAAGGGCCGag ATGGACATTATGTTTCAAGAAATCCAAATGTTAA
- the LOC107919016 gene encoding agamous-like MADS-box protein AGL12 isoform X1 — MGRGRVQMKRIENPVHRQVTFCKRRAGLLKKAKELSVLCDAEIGVVIFSAHGKLYELATKGTMQELIERYGKYTGGPPADEPMVEPMQDAKKEIEMLKQEIEILQKGPRWTLCFKKSKC, encoded by the exons ATGGGTCGTGGAAGAGTTCAGATGAAGCGCATTGAGAATCCGGTGCACAGGCAGGTTACCTTCTGCAAGCGCCGAGCTGGCCTCCTTAAGAAGGCTAAGGAGCTCTCTGTTCTGTGCGATGCTGAAATTGGAGTCGTCATTTTCTCCGCTCATGGAAAGCTCTATGAACTAGCCACCAAAGG GACCATGCAAGAGCTTATTGAGAGGTATGGCAAGTACACTGGAGGACCTCCGGCTGATGAACCCATGGTGGAACCTATG CAGGATGCAAAAAAGGAGATTGAGATGCTGAAGCAGGAGATAGAAATACTTCAGAAAGGGCCGag ATGGACATTATGTTTCAAGAAATCCAAATGTTAA